In one Trichosurus vulpecula isolate mTriVul1 chromosome 8, mTriVul1.pri, whole genome shotgun sequence genomic region, the following are encoded:
- the LOC118828976 gene encoding 40S ribosomal protein S27-like, which translates to MPLAKDLLHPSPEEEKRKHKKKRLVQSPNSYFMDVKCPGCYKITTVFSHTQTVVLCVGCSTVLCQPTGGKARLTEGCSFRRKQH; encoded by the coding sequence ATGCCTCTCGCGAAAGACCTCCTGCACCCCTCTCCCGAGGAGGAGAAGCGGAAACACAAGAAGAAGCGCCTGGTGCAGAGTCCCAACTCGTATTTCATGGACGTGAAGTGCCCAGGGTGCTACAAAATCACCACTGTCTTCAGCCACACGCAAACGGTGGTCCTCTGTGTCGGGTGCTCCACTGTACTCTGTCAGCCTACTGGAGGCAAGGCCAGACTTACAGAAGGATGCTCCTTCAGACGGAAGCAGCACTAA